The genomic stretch tcgtctttggtcttatgaagtaaacttccttgaccggacttggtcctcggtcttatgaaataaacttctttgaccggactcgtctttggtcttatgaagtaaacttctttgaccggactcgtctttggtcttatgaagtaaatttctttgaccggactaagcttgtgtcctaatttggcgagttttatcgctcggatcggactttcccttgtcctaatttggggatcggactttcccttgtcctaattcggcgagttttatcgcgtggatcggactttcccttgtcctaattcggcgagttttatcgcgtggatcggactttccctttgttgcagttcgtttcagacgaactgcttgtttcttaagctgaattgtggtcttgtatcctccttagaagcttggactcacaatcgttggcttatatatgttctaaaaaggggatcagccttcgaagaacaagatacctcagtaacatttgtaagagacgacacgcacatagacagacaaaacgcacatagacaaacaaacgcacatagacaaacatgaaaaacaagtaaaaaacaaagaaagcacatacccctaggaccgaactagacacaagactgactgaccggactgtctcttacaaatggaacttcttgaggttggaaatgtaccatgttcggggtacttgttctcctgacatgtgagtcaatttgtaagaccctttgccgaggacttctgacacccgatatggaccttcccatgtgggttcgagtttgcccagcttttctgctcggcttacttcgttgtttctcaagacgagatctcccacttgaaattgcagctttttcaccctttggttataataccgggctacttgctccttgtacttggctgcttttatgcaggccaattctcttctttcttcggccagatctagttcggctctcagtccgtcctcattcagttctgctgagaaattaagagttcggggactgggtatgccgatctcaaccggaatcacggcttcagtgccgtacaccatcgagttcggctccggtgtgacttcggtcatttcgcctgcctctgactccggctgctgtgattgctatgcttgatggtgccgatctgattgctcggcacttttaagcgcaatctgcaaacactcttgctcttttttgatcacctcggatgaccgctatccctcctttagtggggaaggagttcggcgaggaagcctctgatcgctatgatcgggcttctttttgtcttctctagatgagctgtctaaagaccgttttcgacggtctgcctcatcggcacgagaaaactggtccgcaatgtcccacatctcttgagctgtttgcggactgcattccacgagctttctgtagagagctccgggcaggattccattttggaatgccgaaatgacaagtagatcattgaggtcatctacttgtaggcattccttgtggaacctcgtcataaagtcgctgatcttttcgtcgcgaccttgacgtgtagaaagcagctgagccgaagtgattcgggcttccgctttctgaaagaacctcctgtggaaagcatccattagatctcggtaagatctaatgctgcctttggggaggctatcgaaccaccttcttgcgttcccgataagcagctcgggaaacagcttgcacatatggacctcattgagaccctggttcgccatgttatactgatagcgtcccaggaagtcatgaggattcactaacccgtcataagtcatcgacggagttcggtagttctgtggcaagggagttcgggtgatatcgtccgagaacggagtcttcaatgctccgtacatggcgaacccgacatctcttcggtatggaggagatggagttctcctgtgattccggtaccgaggaggaacaggaacatgtcggggttgaggattcttcttcctggaagacacggcactactgcggtagtgactttcatgtctggatgaggagggagaatccaccgttttcgtctccggcttttggcccttttgcaggaaaattaagaactcttcctgcttctcggccaaaacaacttgacagcctcgttcaaatcgggctgctgggaagactcagtgcgatgagtctttgagcggcttgttccttctccgtgagaactggaagtagatttctcccgaggctgttttctagacctgcgggctggactagcttcctcatggttatcacggacggaagcacgggtattatgtgatctggtatgcatttttttttggtggaagaggatcaaaaactcgcttttatcacagatttggttctctgtttcccacagacggcgccagtgatggttgggcgaatttttgatggtagtagatgcaggtaataaatacagatcacgacacaaggaattacgtggttcgatttactgaggtaaatctacgtccacgggaagaaaggagggcaagattgtattgcttgatctggttttccagcttacaaatacagacttgctatatgatatttgatgtctagagagctttccCCTCTTTTTCTCCTCcgtgtctatctgatctaagttctatttatacattgaactaagatcgtggcttgcatcaccactgactaggtcgtggcttacatcatcactaattaggtcgtggcttacatcatcactaattagatcgtggatgtcgtggaggtcatgagatcctgcatgggtccaccactaaatagatcgtgtagtggaggtcgtggaggttctgcatgagtccactatctcccagttcggtcgaataatgagaccgaactgctgaactattgccgagcagcttttgccaatctgagagtagagcttgattggtcggcttttaccgagctgtaggctggggccgaactctttggtaatgccgaactgatactcttccttgggttttgggctgaggaactattgccgagcagcttttgccgatctgagagtagagcttgattggtcggcttttaccgagctgtaggctggggccgaactctttggtaatgccgaactgatactcttccttgggctttgggctgatgggccgtcactgctattgggcttgtttagtacgtaccccatcactacacGTTACGTGAATGATTATTTCTTAGTATCGATTCTTGGTTAATCTTTTGGAAtagttaatttttataaattattttgagttAGACGGTTGATATTGTAATGCACTATCatatgaatttacgtggtttaCCAACGTTGTGTTGGCTACATCCACGGACAGAAAACGGAGAATAGATTGTATTcagattattttttcaaattacaAAGTGACgtgtcttacttttatataaataggcacatgGACAATGACGGGCTAGACCAATATGAAAATTAAGGCCTAAAAATACATGTACGGATCACTGAAACCATTGACCGTTTTATTTACTTTCAAAGTTGTGTTGTTTTATTCCCTATAGCTAAACGTGTGGGATAGGGAGTCTAGTTATAAATTGGAACTGGGCTAGGATGATGTTGGATCAAGGGAGAAAAAAGTTGGCCCAAAGTCTATTGGTAGTTCTGCAAAAAAGCCTAGGTACCCACAGTttgtaaaccggcggttccggtttcgagaaatgtggaaccggaaccgaaccgtgaggttATTTCACGGTTCTAgtttcggttcgaaaaccggcagTTCCGGCGTTTTTaacggtttttcacggttccgaaccgccggtttccggcaATTTTTCGCAATTCCAACTAGATTTCACGGTTTTCtgacggtttttcacggttccggtttggaaccgtccagaaccggtggttccggcacggtttcggttcgtaaaatttggaaccggaaccggcccgcggttaaaaatatggcggttccggttcaagaaaaaagtcaCTGTTCctgttcggaaccggaaccggcggttacagtTCTGTgattaaccgccggaaccgaaaaccttgggcatctctaaGCCTAGGAATAGGGATGTAAAATAAATTTGGGACTATAATGATCAGGTTATTACTATAGGGAGTATAAAAAATCGAAACTATGAACAAAGTTCCATGATTAATTTTAGAAAAccagaaaacaaacaaacactaaacaaaattattaaaacttaaaagcaGCTATAACATGCTTAATTAGCTTTTATAAATCTAATGCTCTTTTCTCAAACTCATTGACTTTCTATAAGAATGTTACTTAGCAATTAAACTATCTTCTGTGCGAGAATTATCAGGTTCTGATCTCACAAATTTCGTTTACCGTTATTGCTAATGCACACAATCAACTTTGATTTGGTAGGATCGCTCTAAATCAATAACAACTTGCAACAAAATGTAACAAAAATTTATTTAGATAAAAAGACTAAAtattaggaaaaaaaatagtactccagtCTTAACAATTAgccatttattattttttatcacAACGGCATTTTATAAGCGATTTGCgatttgaaaaaatattttccctatTGTTCGTatataaatgattttttttatcttctttctATTGCATAATTCTTCCTTTTGTGATCTCTCTCTGTACTTGAAAACCCTTGCATCAATTCCGCAAATTCATCCGATTGCTTCAGAAATTTTCGTGAAATCTAAGAGAATACAGCACACAGTAGCTGCGCAATGTTGCAGATTCAGAAGATCTGAGGTAATTAGTATGTAGATCACATGAATCAACTTCcttcatttcatattttattttctgtaagCCACATTGTGATGTAGTCCTGATTGAATTTGAATACCGAACCGATTTGAATCCAGATTAGAGTTTGCTGGTAGTAATTTTGACATAATGTTCAGTTATGATTTGCTAGAATGTTGTATGCGTAAGATACTCAGATTTGTTGGACAGTTTTCGTTTTCTGCAGTTGTGGTTATAGGCTGCACACTTAATTGTTTAAAGCTTGTACCTTTTACCACCTCCATCTATGTTTGGAGGTCTTGAGTCTATCCCTAAGAATAGTCCTCATCTACGGAAATCTGGTAGCCGGTTTGTTGTGTTTGATATTGGTAAGTGAATATGTATATGTATCTTTAAGCATTTATTTCTATCTGTATGATTATCCATTTCCTTTTTCTGCAAAAGATTTAACCATGTTTGTGATGATATTCATATTATCTCGCAGGTTCGGGTGAGCTCGGAAATAGCTCTGAGGAAGATTTTTTGCGTAATACAGAGTCAAATGAAATGAAGGCTGGGGCGACACAGTTAAGCAGTGCAGCCATTGTGCCTTCCCCTCTTCTGCTTTGGAGATTCAAGGTATTACCTCTAGATGTATCTCTGGGTTATTATTTGGTGATTTTTTATCATGCTCGATTAGCTTGACATCTCTAATCTAATTTTGTGTATAGGTACTACTGTTTTTCATCTGGGGATTCTGCTGTTGCAAGGTTAGCTGAATATTATCCTTTATTGCAAATCTACCTATGTTTaaagtttcaaaattttctaaTCTAGGCTTGATTCTGATTTGTAGATGTCTAATGTTTGTTTCTACTATTTGCAGATCGGATGGGATTCAGTAATGAGAATGAGTGCAGACCTTCGAGATTTGTTTTTATATGAGGCTTTCTTGTATTATAATCCTCTCCTTCTTGTGGTCAGTGATTTGTCTTGATTGAGTTCTCATATATAATCTGTACATATTTAATGATGGAATTAATATACTCATTCTCGGATTTAAGCCTCTCTACAATTTGTTTTTTGGTTGTGCTGCAGACTATGATGGTTTGGCTTTGGGGAATCAATTTGTGGGTTTTCGCCCAGTCTAATATTGGATATGTGAAAATTTTTGATCTAGACCAGAGCCATCTCACTCATAGAGAGATATGGAAGGTATTCATAAGCTTGGGCTAAATATAAGTATTATTATTACCCTCCCATATTTCTTATCTCCGTTTGTTTCGATGCTATTTCTTTTTACTGCTGTAAACTAGAGTTCTAGTTCATCCAGGCTGAATCATGCACTTGCATTGCTCTGTATCTAACATACAAACCTTAGTTCATCATACAAGACTATGCATGTTGAGCTTGAATTTCCATAAggatctttttttttaattatgttaaatCGTCTTTTATTCTAGGACTTTTAAAGTGGCATGATTCACATAACCTGGAGGATTGTGTCTTGCAGCTCATGCTGTGATACATTCTAGTTTCATAAAGTGTCGTCTTCATGATAGATGATATTATAAAAAAGTATCTCCACCTTGTGGCTAAACTGATTTGTGTTTATGTATTATCCTAACCAGATACTATGAAAAGTATCTCCACCTTTTAGTTAAACGGATTTGAGTTTCTGTATATATCCTAACCAGATACTAAGAACAGTATTTCCACCTTTTGGTTAAACAAATttgagtttatgtatatattttaaCCAGATGCATACCCATTTGTGCTTACATTTCTCAGTAAATGCTTATTACACCATAGAAATTATTGTATTATATATTGTCTCAACTTTTTATATCTGTGCTCCCTATAAAGCAGCCCGTTTGTCCATTGTTTTGATCTTCGTATAGTTCTGGTCTCTTCAGCTTGTAGTCATATTTGTAAATTCTCTTATAGGTGCTTTGGATTTCCCTGTTTCTAGATGCAACTTATGTCTCTCTAGTCTCTTTTCTCGCGCCTGGTGGTTGATTATGTTTCACATATTTATTGACGATATCTTTTATGTGTCAGTGTGCTACATGGATGACAATAGTTGTGCCAACTAGCATGACAGCATACCTTTATCTGTATTCTCACGGAGAAGTTTCATTGGCGGCATCTCAACCAGTGTAATAGATGCTTCTTCTCCTAGATATTATTCTAATCGTTTATCATGTTCAGTTAGTTTGAATTGATTTTTTCGGTATGCACTATGCAGGATGAACTATATTGAGCTCTCTTCTATTAGTTACTATACATACAATAATATTACAATCCACATAAATTGTATTCAACCTAAAAAGCTATAATGTTCCATAGCTTTAGTACGTATGCTTATTTCCTTTAAATTGAATCTGATGAATATGATTCATAACATTGGTTGAAAACCATATCAGTTGTTTGAGACCTCTTCGATTACTCTACTTTGTCAAACTGTGCAAGCTAAATTTTGGATCGGTCATTTTATGTTACTAAGTGGAAATGGGTAAACATATTTCTTGGCCAAGTTCTTCTCACACATTTAGGATAGGAAAATGAATAAATAGCTCAGCAGTCTAATTTGAATATTGATCATCACATGATATTGAATCACAATGACTCGATGATTAAGTGTGCTTGATTGAGTCACTCTAAATTGATTATTTAGCTGCCATGACTTATATTGAGTCATCTTGAACTTGAGCTCTGAATATGACTCCATGATGGAGCCACGTTGGTTAGATGGTCAAGTCATGGTAAGGGGAACAGAAGTCCAAAATGGGTGCAGTGAGCATCCTCAGTCTGTCaacttttaaaatatttcaaGTATGAGCATCTTTCAATATCTCAAGTAGGTAAAAGAACGTGCTCTCCCTTATGGTTTTGCTTGTGGTTCTTACAGTTGACATTCCACAACTTGCTCCATGATCCACTTGTCAAGATTTTTTTCATGCAAGTCTATATTTAACTTTGGACTCTGTCACTCTGCCAACAGATTAGTTTCTGTTTTGTATTTAGATTATCCCtggaaaataatactccctccgtcccaaggaagatgaccccttccttgggcggcacagagttttatgcagttttattttgtgtgttaagtggaaagtgtaaagtaagagagaaagtagagataaaagtgtttccatttagagtaatgggtcatcttggatgggacaaaccaaaaaaggaaagtgggtcatctttagtgggacagagggagtatgtaatATGAGTGACACTTGtaaatgaaaaaaatctagATGTTCTAACAAAGACATTATATGCCTTTCTGTGTAAGTCATATTGCAGGGGTTGGATTTTTGCTGATGGGCTCTATGCATCAATATCATCATATATCTCGAGTAGAATTATTGTCGTCTTTCTAGAATCTAGATGTTTCTTGGCTTGTTTATTATCTCTGCGTTAATCAGCATGCCTGAGATAAAAACATGAACTTTGTTTTCTTTGTATGTGACCTGCCTTGAGGCAGACATGGTctattttataatatactatATTTAGTATGTAATACATATACATattacccccccccccccccccctctttgTTCTATGAGAAGAAACTATACTAACATTGTCTTTGCAACTACAGGTGCTCTTGTATGCTGCTGTCTTGATGACCCTCATATTTCCCTTTGATATCTTCTATCTTTCATCTCGTTTCTTTTTCTTGAGGACAGTTTGGCGAATTGTTTTCCCGTTGCAGGCAAGTTTTAATGCTGCAATAACTGAAGATCTCATATATTCATACTAGCTAAGCacaaaaaagaagataaaagttCTGATATTCGTTATTTTAAGATATGACATCGACAAACTAACTTTTACATACATTGAGAGTGGAGGAGCCTGTGTGTGAAGGCATagcatttgaaatttggcttcaCACTTCATTGCATCCTAAAATTTGTTCTACTAAATTTTGTGTAGTCTCCCAAAGCCAGAAATTCTGATCTGTCCTGCTATCATATTTCTATGCCGCTATCCTTTGCCTGAAAGCTTGGTGTTATATTTTAAAGCTTCATTTGAAAATTTCTGTGATTGATGTTTTCATTATTATCTCACTTCTTTGAGTCAATCAGTcacatatttataaattgacCTTGAGCTCACGTTATAATTTCTGTAAATTTTTATGATAATATTTACTCTCTGATGCAGGCAATATCATTTCCTGATTTCTTTTTGGCTGATATATTTACATCTATGGCAAAGGTATGCATCTGAATGTTATTCTAATCCTGCAACCATGATACCTGCAGATCGTTTATATACTCATGGTTCAAGATTCCACAATGAAAATGCTGCATCTCTTCTGGAGTGGTTGTAGCTCTGATATGCAAGAGAATATTTCTACCATTCACAAACTTTTCTGTACTTGAATATAAGTTGAACAATGCTATTTTCAAAATGTGCTAACTTATTTAATTTCCATCTGCTACTGCACTAAGTTGTAACTTGTAAGTTAATCATCTTCATTTTTTCTTGTGCTTCTCGTAAAATACATTACTATGTGAAAACATCTAGCCTGTCTTCTCGTAAAGTACATTAAAATCCATTTACTTTCATATGTGAGCTTCTTGGAGAATGGTCATTTCCATTATGGATCATTCTTCCCCCAAGTTAACTGGTAGTCATGAGTAAgcttattttttttaaccttTGTCTAAACATGCAGGTTTTCTCCGATCTGGAGCGTTCAGTTTGTAGAATGGTCCATCGCcaggttattttttttataattgtcCTACTTCCCTGTGTATGTTAGTTCACATGCTGCCGTCCATTTATACTTGCATGTGTCTTATAATCGCCAGGTTGCTACCATCGCATGGTTTGAGGCAGACTCTGTTTGTGGGAGTCACTCTGTCGGAATACCAATAGCTCTTGTTTTGCCTTACATTTTCCGTTTCTTCCAATGTCTTCGGCAGTACAAGGATACAAAAGAAAAGACTGCTCTGCTTAATGGTTAGCTTTTATCATGTTGTCTGCTTATATCTATGTTGATCTGATGGCAGCTTTTATTAGTAGAACCAGGTTAATATTTCTAGAGGATGGTATTTTGGGGGAATTCGTTCATTCGGACATATGTGTCTTTACTATAGTAATACTACAACATAGTCATCTAGCTTTAGCCTACGAAGGGCTTCATATGGTTTATATAATATGCGAAATCTAAATTGTTTGATTATGTTATGTCATTAAATTACTTGATCTTCCTTTTGTTTCAGCCCTAAAGTATTCAACTGCAGTACCAGTTATATTTCTTTCTGCCCTCAAGTATCATGTTTTCCCTGAAAAATGGACAACTTTTTATCGACCACTGTGGCTATTATCGGGTGTAGTGAACTCCCTGTACTCGTTTTACTGGGATATCACACGGGATTGGGACTTGAGGTATGTACAGTAAAGAAATTTCCATATTTGATTCCTGAATTTCCATGATATGAAATTCTCCTACCGAATACTCTTTTCCAATATTCCTCGCGCAGCTGTTTCACGCGGATTTTCAAATTCAGCAAACCACATACCATATCCAACTTGTTACATGGGAGGAAGTGGGTAAGGGAACACTTTGTTGCATCAAGAAAATGATAATACTCCTTAGAACACAACTCGTCGAACAATATGCAAGTAGGCTGTGAAGTAATAGTGTGTGTGGAACGTTTCAGGTGTATGTTTGGGTGATCGGGAGCAATCTTATCCTGCGTTGCACGTGGACATACAAGCTATCCGCCCATCTTCGCCATAACTACCTCACGGTGTTTGCAATATCAGCGCTGGAGATACTGCGCCGTTTCCAGTGGGTGTTCTTTCGTGTGGAGAACGAGTGGAATAAAACGAACTCCAAATCGAGTATTCAGTTATCCACGTTGGATAATCCTAATGAGGAAGAGAAATTGCTCAACTCTAGCAGTCATACTGTATAGATCGACTGATGTCTACATCATCCGTAGGTAAATTTATACCAACTCCAATTTTACAACACTCTTTGATAGTGAAAAGAATTATACATTTTTTAGTGGAAATGTGGGTTCAGATTTAGATATTTTCCCATTTATTATCTATAATTTCTGTTGCCTGAGTTTCTCAATATAATAGTACTATCTCTTCAACAATTTTTTGTTTCTCCAAAATTTATTGCTCGTTACTGTTTGCTTCTTTCTAATCATCTgcaattttgtttatattgaaatatttaatATGCATAGTAAATTGAAGATCAGAATAAGAATTTTTATTCTACGTGTCAATTATCAGTTTCTCTCTCACATGGAGTATTTTGATTTTCAGTTTGGTAAAAAGTTACTATTATTATCCAATTCGCGGGATTGAAAAGTTATGAGAGCTAAAAGTTatgatttgaatgtttattttttatttaataaattatctaTACATCCCATTAATCTTTTTATTCACAtgttactataaaattaatatatatataatagaaaCCGTACTACACTAACATTTTTCATTTGCATTTATTAAAAGTTGTGTTAACTCAAAGTGAGATATTATTAATGATAGGAGAGTAAATGATTATATTGCAAATTGTCAAATAAATCACGTGGCCAAATTTTGATTAGTCTTACACTATTCAAAATCTGAAAAAGTAAATCACGAAAGATGAAAATTTTGCAATTATTCCATATGTCTCATTTCTGGTGAAATATACGTTGATGTGTCAACCAATTTTAAACATGTGACCCACCACATAAACATTTATCACCCTAAAGAAGCAAGTTAACATAGTCGTAACACTTCCATGTGTTTAAAATCGGTTGCTATATCATCACATAGTTTGCCAGAAATAAGACGGATATAATAATTGCAAAAACTACATatctcataatttaattttcagatttttaaaaattaggatggactaagatataaatatttattatgagGAGTATTTAACAATTTATccttttattatatatatgtaatagTACTCATTCCATCAAATTTCCACCGATCAAATTGATTATGGAGCATATGTAATTATGTACTAtactaattttaaagtttgaGTAACACGAAAACATATCATCTTATCCAATAAAGATTGGCACATCATGATCATGCATGTAATATTCGAGCATTTAATTATAGTGCAATGTTACCACGTTtactaataatagtaaaaatgaataGTATTATCAACCCAAATTAATAATAGGGCAATGGTAACTATTAACAAACCGAAATTTAATCTCTCTTCTACTCCTATTTACTGCCTAGCATATAAATTTATCCAAAATACTTCATCAGTTTTAACTCaaggttttcttgattttttcaaaaataggaTCCCTTTTATTGCTCGCCAACGCTTGGAACTCGAAGACCACCTTCAACGCTTGAATGACGAGCACCGACAGCAAGCTTGATCCACGAATGAACTCTCACTCGGCTAAACCCTCGCTGCTTTAACCACTCAGTCATGTAGAATTCAATATGCATCACATCATTGCCAAATAAAGCACTTCTAACTTATCCGTTGATGATGAGGTAATCCAACTTTAACATCAGGTTCAAGCTGTGCAGCAATTGCTAATGTTGATTGGAAAGACTTCAAGTAATTTGCACCCTGCCCATGCGAGAAGGGGGAAGGTGTTCCAGTGACATCCTGAAGCTCACTTGTGCTCTGTCTCTCTTTAACAGACGACATAACAGTGTCGCTTTTACTAGAATCAAGAATTCCTTTTTCCTTTGAAGTGGATGCATCCAAACGAGCTCTGTCGAACGACAAGAAATTTGCAATCCGGGGTACAGTCGGAGGAGTTTCATTAGCCTTTACGTCTGATACTAGGTTGGTATCACTTTGGTTCATTCTCCTAACGTTGAAGGTTCCGGCACCTTGGACTGACAAGCAAGTAAGCTTTCCTTTGCCTATATCATTCATGACTGACTTCCCTGTCCCATCATTAGAAGTGGGAAGCAAGCTAGACAAAAACTTACTGCTAGAATCATCCGAAGGAGGTTGGGAAAAGGAGAGAAAATTTATCCCCCGCGGTTTGCTTGGAGCTACCATCTCATTCAACTCACTTTTGGGACCTGGCACTTTAAGGGTCCCTTTACAGCTAGCAGCAACACTGCCATCAATTGTTTTTACCAAGGACCCGTCCCGTTTTTCCTTACCATTGTCATCAAGTGGCACTGCCCCATTCAATAAGCTAACTCCTCTGGGTGTTGGCCCACCTGTCCTTGGAACAGGCTTCAAAGCTAGCTGTTCTCTCTGAGCAGAGTTTGTGGCGGAGCCTAATCTACTGTTAACTTTCTGATGAGATGTACTGAAACTATCCATGGGTCTGGTAGAGTTTTGGTTATTCGGTGTTGATGGGGACTTCAGTTCAGATTTACCTGCCTTCAACACTGAATGAGATCCTTCTTTTCCAGGCACTGTTTGCGGCTGAGAAATCAAACCATGGTTGGAGGTACTTGGGGTCTCAGAAGAACTCTTGGCTTGAATCTGAAATGATTAATTGCACAAAACACAATTCAGTTGCATTAAGTATAGATACAAATAAGAACGGCAGCAAGTAGCCGTAAGTAAAAGCTTAGAAGTTGCAGAAGAAAACATTACCTTATGTGAAAACATACATTCAGAACCTCTATTGCAGAAACCATTTGTATAATTGGTGCATGGATATTTAGATAGCTGATGGTCAAACGGACAATCATCTCCTTTCATGCAAGCGTGACGAGCAAAATGGCCACATGGCTGCACGAGAGTCACGTCACATGTTCAGTTCTGGAAGTTATATAGTAAAATAATGGTTTTCCAGTTACATGACAGATTATACTACCCATAGTGAGCAAATCATGCAAGATCTCCAACAGACTAAGGCCATTGATTTAATCATAAATCGATACTGATTGCTCTGTAGGGTTTTACATATAACATAATTCAAAAAGACCAAAATTCATGAAATTAAGAAGATTGCATTTAGTATACTACCTGATCATCAAGGTT from Salvia splendens isolate huo1 chromosome 4, SspV2, whole genome shotgun sequence encodes the following:
- the LOC121800037 gene encoding SPX and EXS domain-containing protein 1-like isoform X2; the encoded protein is MKAGATQLSSAAIVPSPLLLWRFKVLLFFIWGFCCCKIGWDSVMRMSADLRDLFLYEAFLYYNPLLLVTMMVWLWGINLWVFAQSNIGYVKIFDLDQSHLTHREIWKCATWMTIVVPTSMTAYLYLYSHGEVSLAASQPVLLYAAVLMTLIFPFDIFYLSSRFFFLRTVWRIVFPLQAISFPDFFLADIFTSMAKVFSDLERSVCRMVHRQVATIAWFEADSVCGSHSVGIPIALVLPYIFRFFQCLRQYKDTKEKTALLNALKYSTAVPVIFLSALKYHVFPEKWTTFYRPLWLLSGVVNSLYSFYWDITRDWDLSCFTRIFKFSKPHTISNLLHGRKWVYVWVIGSNLILRCTWTYKLSAHLRHNYLTVFAISALEILRRFQWVFFRVENEWNKTNSKSSIQLSTLDNPNEEEKLLNSSSHTV
- the LOC121800038 gene encoding uncharacterized protein LOC121800038 isoform X5, coding for MVVEEKADDCAAQNGKELENVNSILDIEMDDIGTLKNVELGKDSCFDQFSDVFDSCFGSDVAVESSESRLHSQEKGSVSEVNLVKDMDYELQMKEMELEKLIFSSGNTDASLCQNAGRIEEGEISGDAGIADESFDASLGGETLENSYATKGYIDRDKLMCEDTDRGRQQHGMSNPSLASVANVESNPKDEKNRLPARQLRDYHDLDVLRPSHKQTPKRRDTPCGLDKQTPPGRILLEDAENQTSITTEMVACQTIPIERWIEDENAGKNKRKRIVTKERKAKKKKKERIKRAEKNRELGVERLKLPMIMKPKQKGYCRHYLYGRCNKGKDCMFSHDTVPLTKSQPCGHFARHACMKGDDCPFDHQLSKYPCTNYTNGFCNRGSECMFSHKIQAKSSSETPSTSNHGLISQPQTVPGKEGSHSVLKAGKSELKSPSTPNNQNSTRPMDSFSTSHQKVNSRLGSATNSAQREQLALKPVPRTGGPTPRGVSLLNGAVPLDDNGKEKRDGSLVKTIDGSVAASCKGTLKVPGPKSELNEMVAPSKPRGINFLSFSQPPSDDSSSKFLSSLLPTSNDGTGKSVMNDIGKGKLTCLSVQGAGTFNVRRMNQSDTNLVSDVKANETPPTVPRIANFLSFDRARLDASTSKEKGILDSSKSDTVMSSVKERQSTSELQDVTGTPSPFSHGQGANYLKSFQSTLAIAAQLEPDVKVGLPHHQRIS
- the LOC121800037 gene encoding SPX and EXS domain-containing protein 1-like isoform X1, producing the protein MFGGLESIPKNSPHLRKSGSRFVVFDIGSGELGNSSEEDFLRNTESNEMKAGATQLSSAAIVPSPLLLWRFKVLLFFIWGFCCCKIGWDSVMRMSADLRDLFLYEAFLYYNPLLLVTMMVWLWGINLWVFAQSNIGYVKIFDLDQSHLTHREIWKCATWMTIVVPTSMTAYLYLYSHGEVSLAASQPVLLYAAVLMTLIFPFDIFYLSSRFFFLRTVWRIVFPLQAISFPDFFLADIFTSMAKVFSDLERSVCRMVHRQVATIAWFEADSVCGSHSVGIPIALVLPYIFRFFQCLRQYKDTKEKTALLNALKYSTAVPVIFLSALKYHVFPEKWTTFYRPLWLLSGVVNSLYSFYWDITRDWDLSCFTRIFKFSKPHTISNLLHGRKWVYVWVIGSNLILRCTWTYKLSAHLRHNYLTVFAISALEILRRFQWVFFRVENEWNKTNSKSSIQLSTLDNPNEEEKLLNSSSHTV